The Congregibacter litoralis KT71 genome contains a region encoding:
- a CDS encoding acyl-CoA dehydrogenase family protein → MTEIDTFRQETREWLDANCPDSMRQPVSGFEDIYNGGRKPEIDIPEQPLWCERMAERGWTVPHWPKEYGGGGLSAEEVKVLKEEMARIGARRPLDSFGISMLGPALLKFGSEEQKREHLPPICRGEIRWCQGYSEPGAGSDLASLQTRADDQGDHYLINGQKVWTSYADKADWIFCLVRTDNSGSKHEGISFMLFDMDQPGVTVKPIRLISGSSPFCETFFDDARAEKRNLVGEAGQGWTIAKYLLTHEREMISGFGTSGGKSLGKTALETLGADAEGRLRNGILRQDIAQHQLDTLVFGATMERVGDEVKAGQGLGPASSIFKYYGTELNKRRNELNLAVGGEAALGWSGEQYHEGETVRSFLRSKGNSIEGGTSEVQLNIVAKRVLGLPDA, encoded by the coding sequence TTGACCGAGATCGACACCTTTCGTCAGGAAACCCGGGAGTGGCTCGACGCCAACTGTCCCGACTCCATGCGCCAGCCCGTCAGCGGCTTTGAGGATATCTACAACGGCGGTCGAAAGCCCGAGATCGATATTCCCGAACAACCCCTGTGGTGCGAACGCATGGCCGAGCGTGGCTGGACTGTCCCTCACTGGCCAAAGGAATATGGCGGCGGTGGGCTGTCCGCAGAGGAAGTGAAGGTTTTGAAGGAAGAGATGGCGCGCATCGGCGCCCGCCGTCCCCTGGACTCCTTTGGTATTTCGATGCTCGGACCCGCGCTGCTGAAGTTTGGCAGTGAAGAGCAGAAGCGTGAGCACCTCCCGCCGATCTGTCGTGGGGAGATCCGCTGGTGTCAGGGCTATTCGGAGCCGGGCGCGGGATCTGATCTCGCGAGTTTGCAAACCCGTGCCGATGACCAGGGCGATCACTACCTCATCAACGGTCAGAAAGTCTGGACGTCCTACGCGGACAAGGCGGACTGGATATTCTGCCTGGTGCGCACGGACAACTCCGGCAGCAAGCACGAAGGCATCAGCTTCATGCTCTTCGACATGGATCAGCCGGGCGTTACGGTCAAGCCTATTCGCCTGATCAGCGGCTCATCGCCCTTCTGTGAGACCTTTTTTGATGATGCCCGGGCAGAAAAACGCAATCTGGTGGGCGAGGCCGGGCAGGGGTGGACGATTGCCAAGTATCTTCTCACTCACGAGCGGGAAATGATCTCGGGTTTTGGTACCTCCGGTGGAAAGTCTCTGGGCAAGACGGCATTGGAGACGCTGGGGGCAGACGCCGAGGGTCGGCTACGCAACGGCATTCTCCGCCAGGATATAGCACAGCATCAGCTCGATACTCTGGTGTTCGGCGCGACCATGGAGCGGGTGGGCGACGAAGTCAAAGCCGGGCAGGGCCTCGGTCCCGCGTCATCAATTTTCAAATACTACGGTACGGAGCTGAACAAGCGCCGCAATGAGCTGAACCTTGCAGTGGGCGGCGAGGCGGCCCTGGGCTGGTCCGGCGAGCAATATCACGAGGGAGAAACGGTGCGCAGCTTTCTGCGATCCAAGGGTAACTCCATCGAGGGCGGTACCTCGGAGGTCCAGCTCAATATCGTTGCCAAGCGTGTGCTTGGCCTCCCCGACGCCTGA
- a CDS encoding OmpA family protein: MKFSVRLFMLFVAAALTACSSVDEREYEACIVGSSAVGGAVGAAAGGAGAVGGVAVGAGVGAVICDKAEPAPVAAAAAAPVDSDGDGVTDDKDRCPNTPAGAEVDMNGCALDSDGDGVADYKDQCANTPEGVKVDATGCPIKDEVVLTVDRLSFDFDSAALDAQSRAALDAAVAVIKSHSSVKMDVVGYTDTSGPEEYNLGLSKRRAQAAVDYLVSQGVDADQLRATGRGEADPVASNDTRDGRERNRRVELVVR; the protein is encoded by the coding sequence ATGAAGTTTTCCGTACGGCTTTTTATGCTTTTCGTGGCCGCCGCTTTGACGGCCTGTTCCAGCGTAGATGAGCGTGAATATGAGGCCTGTATCGTGGGCAGCAGCGCCGTGGGTGGCGCTGTGGGCGCGGCTGCGGGTGGCGCCGGCGCCGTCGGCGGTGTGGCCGTAGGGGCCGGTGTAGGGGCCGTTATCTGTGACAAGGCAGAACCCGCTCCCGTGGCAGCAGCGGCCGCTGCGCCCGTGGACAGCGATGGCGACGGTGTTACCGACGACAAGGATCGTTGCCCCAATACGCCCGCCGGTGCGGAAGTCGACATGAACGGATGCGCTCTCGATAGCGATGGTGACGGCGTAGCGGACTACAAGGACCAGTGTGCGAATACGCCTGAGGGTGTAAAGGTTGATGCCACGGGTTGTCCGATCAAGGACGAAGTGGTGCTCACGGTAGACCGCTTGAGCTTTGACTTTGACAGTGCCGCTCTGGATGCACAGTCCCGCGCAGCGCTGGATGCCGCTGTTGCCGTCATCAAGTCCCACAGCAGTGTGAAGATGGACGTGGTTGGTTACACCGACACGTCGGGTCCCGAAGAGTACAACCTGGGCCTCTCCAAGCGTCGTGCTCAGGCGGCTGTGGATTACCTGGTGTCCCAAGGCGTTGATGCGGATCAGCTGCGCGCCACGGGCCGCGGTGAGGCTGACCCCGTCGCCAGCAACGACACCCGCGATGGCCGGGAGCGCAATCGTCGCGTTGAACTGGTCGTTCGCTAG
- a CDS encoding enoyl-CoA hydratase/isomerase family protein, whose protein sequence is MYQTLEVERQGSIARLWLNRPDKLNPLSLLTLEELIAAAAELNKDSALKVVIVGGRGRCFSAGADLGGFPKPEEAGARDAADTGRRMADALESINAVTIARIQGWCVGGGLVLAAACDLRVASADARFSIPEIDLGIPLAWGGIPRLVREIGPALTKELVMTCRPFDAAEALSAGFLNRSVAPEELDKAVDDLAAAINSRPAFPVQATKRHVDAVTANQVGLGRSWSDADSLLAGLMDPECQEARERYVKDRQKS, encoded by the coding sequence ATGTATCAGACCCTTGAAGTAGAGCGTCAGGGCAGCATTGCGCGCCTGTGGCTGAATCGGCCGGATAAGCTCAATCCTCTGTCCCTTCTGACCCTGGAGGAGCTGATCGCGGCGGCCGCCGAGTTGAACAAAGATAGTGCCTTGAAGGTGGTCATCGTCGGGGGACGGGGGCGCTGCTTTTCCGCCGGCGCCGATCTTGGAGGCTTCCCCAAACCCGAAGAAGCGGGTGCAAGGGATGCCGCCGACACGGGGCGCCGCATGGCAGACGCCCTGGAAAGCATCAATGCGGTAACCATCGCACGCATCCAGGGATGGTGCGTAGGCGGCGGACTGGTACTGGCGGCCGCCTGTGATCTGCGGGTTGCGAGCGCCGATGCACGCTTCTCCATTCCTGAGATCGATCTGGGCATCCCCCTGGCCTGGGGCGGCATTCCCAGGCTCGTTCGGGAAATAGGCCCCGCACTCACCAAGGAGCTGGTGATGACCTGTCGGCCCTTTGACGCGGCGGAGGCTCTGTCGGCGGGTTTTCTCAACCGAAGTGTTGCCCCCGAAGAACTGGACAAGGCCGTCGATGACCTCGCTGCTGCAATCAACAGCCGTCCCGCCTTCCCCGTGCAGGCAACAAAGCGTCATGTCGATGCGGTTACCGCCAATCAGGTGGGCCTGGGGCGCTCCTGGTCCGACGCCGACAGTTTGCTCGCGGGCCTCATGGACCCGGAGTGTCAGGAGGCGCGGGAGCGCTACGTAAAAGACCGACAAAAAAGCTGA
- a CDS encoding DUF11 domain-containing protein has translation MKRFKAPRISHTVLAQVCIALLLGFSALHASAQIPTIAVQGLPTQPLLGESFCADVNFTNSDSTTGFGPYLKLVIDEGISGLSADFVDIAPQLTQIGTFDASGTLLDPITGATITGNPGGMAWIVRYPVGSVDQGQPGLVMTLCATLDPGSDIGVDKPFDITPGFEFGDTTTGTNGPIEGALFDSEVTPTLARVTKGNSALESERPPGPSNEFSYTWTVDISDGVSLDNVVLTDSLPPEIQWAGPVTISAPLGTGCAVAAPYDPLNPPLPGATITVNCTAVLGATSTSDVTVTVPVYITDVLDETLANDELAITNTVDFSYEYLGVADSDTASSTVTAKNVAVQKSVSGTGLPGGVLTYAFNFQITDYPDTPGAGASTITLTDTLADGLSFDGTVALVIDTSVVPITATAMPGGAPGETDLLWDVTAAVGGPINNGARGSLTFEATILNNYSDGSPVLASDGFDNDVTLDYGLTAGGGGSDGSAITAPVEPNVPSKTIFSPNPLPSAVEPGEAVVFELTLSIPAGNTANVVFVDFLPRPVFDVADFNPATDIQVLTPFSALSPTITTDTSNNSIRMEFGDVATVIATSLRVRLTARVVGTPFADSLFLTNLLQTSYDTTDGRTITELKAAGLTVGAPSLTITKGVIAAANPNATIIPAPPGNPSTALANSDVNGVDAFDEITYLVTVENTGSTPAYTVTIDDPGVADLSCNEPSPGDIENGNGTPLSFTGTLASGIVLDNRLAENDGSEGAPFGADTALLTLRCELGSAVEPAQTIVNTAGVTWTSTPDPSTPFTRIEESASAAINVPSLTKVVTDIAPGYSSGAREAHIGELVTYELVVTVPEGTSSSVRVEDLLPNGMAFADVVSVTPSSADISTSEGSFADVLGNAGFNSQGGGATAEDRRLVFGPGNNDSGFGNITNSNSDNSVDETITITYRAKVLNASVNTSGARKRNRARWLWQTSGEPRRNVEVRARPVEIVESRLQLAKFFTPDAGDNSTPPLVTLTLNHASGTTADAFDVVLSDVLPVDMRVDGPIDDSLCANLPDSITITNAPASDEIQANWASFPQGASCTLRFQTQFIVNPLAGIQLENCAESLWESLRDADQPVLPNPPNNALGAERTGNDADPGEQNNYRLESCDIFSVFGVGIEKRVESTDQSHTDSIPGTPPGAESLTIGETVTFEIVVTIPDANIPDLEITDLLPVTDNVLELISATTTSVGADLTPLRPNPTAVITDRDSNGVNDRAVLNYGPVTQAADGVTDDRDRIRIEVVAKVKEQLVNQNNDSTSNGVLARFLPSITASDNAPLEIVEPLLSISKTADTGQAEAGDIVTYLLRIEHSAASRIDAKDLALSDLIPSQLSVLPADVGLGAVCDVSPDTGPTLTAGEITATWTTFPLGAVCEIEFAATVDVSAVIGQSIVNEAEINWTSLDTQGDADDRLYDLKDQWTLNISEPGISKAITAIDIGDFVLGAPSQELTIGETVTFTIDADFPDGTTEQAFVSDRMPSTDVAFEIVRAEVIAIGADLSLSSGVLVGDTALDCSPAAPQTCAEWILGDVVNLPDSRPDPDINDRISFEIDAIVLDDAANSGATGEDNNLQNRAQLRSNTINVVASANFDLVEPLLQITKLTENGTLPAIVVAGERKPFTLEINHLPASTATAFTVRVTDTLNADMLWVDDSTVSSNCPGLTIVSSPAPLTNGTVEFAFDSLSVADSACNINYEVQAVGAGFPVPDRFPNVATIAWESAPGSAETRSGSGSDDNFLVSLSTAAVSKVVSGTSVPGTGNDRGDPLLEDLTIGEQLRYEIVASFSEGQQSSVVLTDTLQADDPAGPILELVSGNVISIGGNVTTSLPGTPVVVGNTITIDYGTVDNVADMVLDEKDTIVYELIARVVDVPNNVAGITLTNTVELDFAGALLPEISSAVVDVVEPALGATKRFTDLTEGVATIELTVTNSGTSDAYELIVTDEFDATFWVPGTLSQVTLPPGFTLRGASAAGTTTVTLETEGNPAKPEEVLAPGETLTVVFTMELVNGGIVGVSQIDNTADVEATSLPGVDAAERTYTASAADSLLFPDLVLEKTWAGPNSPAEPGDTLTYTLTLENTGLAAATTIVITDTPDTIGAFQAGSVSASGAGVVETGNTPGDSDIRVSYASLAAGATATITYEVEIPLPYPDGQTSPEELTNQAAADSKEQQGIVSDDPTTATPDDATVVPIVADPIMTVVKNDQVLLTAPGAVIEYLITYGNVGNQDATGVVITETVPANTVYTAANSTPGWSCADGSGPGTTCEFTVGAVTLGSGDVTFAVVVDTPLPPATTEIVNAVSITDDGLEFDPGAPVIPSTDADTETTPIGGAFPQLRIEKDDGGIGVTPGQRYSYLIDYTNIGNQGATGVVITETVPDDVAFSAAASLPTRWSCPNGSPPGTVCSITVPLLLASQSDQVRFGLDVNFPAAAGRELIINTVEITDDGNNSLAPSTDSDADNTPLIAVPDIYVTKQTDAGIVRVGDNIIYTAVYGNQGNQNATGVVVREAVPEGATFNAANSAPTPWSCADGDPAGTICEYQGGAVNVGFMETLLFSIDVVDTPRDRQILNIIEANDDLTNGPDPVPANNIDRVINMFPALSVDTMSRGALMVMALLLLAMARRHQRRQG, from the coding sequence TTGAAACGTTTCAAAGCCCCTCGTATTTCACATACGGTCCTTGCTCAAGTTTGCATCGCCCTTTTGCTGGGTTTTTCTGCACTCCATGCCAGCGCTCAGATTCCCACCATCGCCGTTCAGGGATTGCCTACCCAACCCTTGCTGGGCGAGTCGTTTTGCGCCGATGTTAATTTCACTAACAGTGATAGCACCACCGGCTTCGGCCCCTATCTGAAACTGGTCATTGATGAGGGCATCTCGGGGCTCTCTGCGGATTTCGTCGACATCGCCCCGCAGCTGACGCAAATAGGCACCTTCGATGCCAGCGGCACCTTGCTCGACCCTATCACCGGCGCGACTATCACGGGTAATCCCGGCGGCATGGCATGGATTGTTCGCTATCCTGTGGGTTCTGTGGATCAGGGTCAGCCGGGCCTGGTCATGACCCTGTGCGCAACCCTGGACCCGGGCTCGGATATCGGTGTTGATAAACCCTTTGATATCACGCCGGGCTTTGAATTTGGAGACACCACCACCGGCACCAATGGTCCCATTGAGGGAGCCCTCTTCGACTCAGAGGTCACACCCACCCTCGCGCGCGTCACTAAAGGCAACAGTGCCCTGGAGAGTGAACGCCCTCCGGGGCCCAGCAACGAGTTCAGCTATACCTGGACCGTCGACATATCAGATGGTGTGTCCCTTGATAATGTCGTCCTTACGGACAGTCTTCCGCCGGAAATCCAGTGGGCAGGCCCCGTCACTATCAGCGCGCCCCTCGGTACCGGCTGCGCCGTAGCCGCTCCCTACGACCCCCTGAATCCTCCCCTACCGGGGGCGACAATAACCGTGAACTGCACCGCCGTGCTCGGCGCCACGAGTACCAGCGACGTGACCGTCACCGTGCCGGTGTACATCACCGACGTTCTCGATGAGACATTGGCAAACGACGAACTGGCCATCACCAACACGGTCGATTTCAGCTACGAGTATTTAGGGGTCGCCGACAGCGACACTGCCAGCAGCACGGTAACTGCAAAGAACGTTGCCGTGCAGAAGTCCGTATCGGGCACCGGCCTCCCCGGCGGCGTTCTGACCTATGCATTCAATTTTCAGATAACGGACTACCCCGATACGCCCGGTGCGGGCGCAAGCACCATCACCCTGACGGACACCCTCGCGGATGGCCTGAGCTTTGACGGCACCGTGGCCCTGGTTATCGACACTAGCGTCGTGCCGATTACAGCTACCGCAATGCCGGGAGGGGCACCCGGTGAAACCGATCTGCTGTGGGACGTCACCGCGGCGGTCGGTGGTCCGATAAACAATGGGGCCAGAGGGTCGCTCACGTTCGAAGCGACCATTCTCAACAACTACTCCGACGGCAGCCCCGTACTCGCATCGGATGGCTTCGACAACGACGTCACTCTGGATTACGGACTCACTGCCGGCGGCGGCGGCTCTGACGGTTCAGCAATCACCGCACCGGTAGAGCCCAATGTGCCGAGTAAAACAATTTTCTCGCCCAACCCCCTCCCCAGCGCCGTGGAGCCCGGGGAAGCCGTTGTCTTCGAATTAACTTTAAGCATTCCCGCAGGCAACACCGCTAATGTTGTTTTCGTCGATTTTTTACCCCGTCCGGTGTTTGACGTTGCGGATTTCAACCCAGCGACCGATATCCAGGTCCTGACACCTTTTTCTGCCTTGTCACCCACGATCACCACTGACACCAGCAACAACTCCATACGCATGGAATTTGGCGATGTCGCCACTGTCATCGCCACCAGTCTGCGGGTTCGCTTGACGGCGCGGGTAGTCGGCACGCCCTTTGCCGACTCCCTCTTTCTCACCAACCTGTTGCAAACCAGCTACGACACCACCGACGGTCGAACCATCACCGAACTGAAGGCCGCCGGCCTTACCGTAGGCGCGCCCTCACTAACCATTACCAAAGGCGTCATTGCAGCGGCAAACCCAAACGCCACGATTATCCCTGCGCCTCCGGGTAATCCTTCGACGGCACTTGCCAACAGCGACGTGAACGGTGTCGATGCCTTTGATGAAATCACATACCTCGTCACCGTTGAAAACACCGGTTCCACACCAGCCTATACCGTCACTATTGATGACCCTGGAGTGGCAGACCTGAGCTGCAACGAACCCTCCCCCGGCGATATTGAGAACGGTAACGGCACGCCTCTGAGCTTCACGGGAACCCTTGCGTCGGGGATCGTGCTGGATAACCGGCTGGCAGAGAATGATGGCAGTGAGGGTGCTCCCTTTGGCGCTGATACAGCGCTTCTTACCCTGCGCTGTGAGCTCGGGAGCGCGGTAGAGCCTGCCCAAACCATCGTTAACACGGCCGGCGTCACCTGGACATCCACGCCGGATCCATCAACACCGTTTACCCGCATCGAAGAATCCGCCAGCGCGGCCATCAACGTTCCATCTCTGACCAAAGTTGTGACTGATATTGCGCCGGGATACAGCAGTGGCGCCCGCGAGGCCCACATCGGTGAGTTGGTGACCTATGAGCTTGTCGTCACCGTGCCCGAGGGCACCTCGAGCAGCGTGCGGGTTGAGGATTTGCTGCCCAATGGTATGGCCTTCGCCGATGTTGTCTCCGTCACGCCCAGTAGCGCCGATATCAGCACCTCCGAGGGCTCCTTCGCCGATGTGCTCGGGAATGCCGGTTTTAACAGCCAGGGTGGCGGCGCCACCGCGGAGGATCGACGCCTGGTATTCGGTCCCGGCAACAATGACAGTGGCTTTGGCAACATCACCAATAGCAACAGCGACAATAGCGTCGATGAAACAATAACCATCACCTACCGGGCCAAGGTTCTCAACGCTTCGGTAAACACCTCGGGCGCTCGCAAACGAAACCGTGCTCGCTGGTTGTGGCAAACCAGTGGGGAGCCTCGCCGCAACGTGGAGGTGCGCGCAAGACCGGTTGAAATCGTTGAAAGTCGCCTCCAGCTCGCCAAATTCTTCACCCCGGATGCTGGCGACAACTCCACGCCGCCCCTGGTGACGCTCACACTCAACCACGCCAGCGGCACCACGGCAGATGCCTTCGACGTCGTACTCAGCGATGTGCTTCCCGTCGACATGCGTGTGGATGGCCCCATTGACGACAGTCTCTGCGCAAATCTGCCGGATAGTATTACGATCACTAATGCCCCCGCCTCCGATGAGATACAGGCAAACTGGGCCAGTTTTCCTCAGGGGGCCAGCTGCACCCTCCGTTTTCAAACCCAGTTTATCGTCAATCCCCTGGCGGGCATTCAACTGGAAAACTGCGCGGAGTCCCTCTGGGAGAGTCTCCGGGATGCAGACCAGCCGGTGCTGCCAAATCCACCCAACAACGCTCTCGGCGCGGAGCGCACCGGTAACGACGCCGATCCCGGGGAACAAAACAACTACCGCCTCGAAAGCTGCGACATTTTCAGCGTGTTTGGCGTTGGCATTGAAAAGCGCGTCGAAAGCACCGACCAAAGCCATACGGATAGTATCCCCGGCACGCCGCCGGGCGCAGAATCCCTCACCATCGGTGAAACGGTGACCTTTGAGATCGTCGTTACCATTCCCGACGCCAATATCCCTGATCTGGAAATCACGGACCTCCTGCCGGTCACGGACAACGTCCTTGAGCTCATCTCTGCGACCACCACCTCTGTAGGCGCGGATTTAACACCCCTACGCCCGAACCCGACCGCAGTTATCACAGACCGTGATAGCAACGGCGTGAATGACCGCGCAGTTCTGAACTACGGCCCGGTAACACAAGCCGCCGATGGCGTGACCGATGATCGGGATCGCATCCGAATCGAAGTAGTCGCCAAGGTCAAAGAACAGCTGGTCAATCAAAACAATGACAGCACATCAAACGGCGTCCTTGCGCGCTTTTTGCCATCCATCACGGCATCTGATAACGCGCCTCTGGAAATCGTCGAGCCGCTCCTGTCTATCAGCAAAACCGCCGACACAGGGCAGGCTGAGGCAGGGGATATTGTCACCTACCTCCTGCGAATTGAGCACAGCGCCGCATCACGCATCGATGCCAAGGACCTGGCTCTGAGTGATCTGATTCCCTCCCAGCTATCGGTGCTACCGGCAGATGTGGGACTCGGCGCCGTCTGTGATGTCAGTCCGGATACGGGCCCCACTCTGACAGCAGGAGAAATCACTGCGACGTGGACGACCTTCCCCCTGGGTGCCGTCTGTGAGATTGAGTTTGCAGCGACGGTGGATGTCAGCGCCGTTATCGGGCAATCCATTGTTAACGAAGCTGAAATCAACTGGACGTCTCTGGACACGCAGGGAGACGCTGATGACCGTCTCTACGACCTTAAGGATCAGTGGACGCTGAATATCAGCGAGCCCGGTATCAGCAAAGCCATCACCGCTATTGATATCGGCGACTTCGTCCTGGGTGCTCCATCCCAGGAGCTCACCATTGGCGAGACGGTCACCTTCACCATTGACGCAGATTTTCCTGACGGTACGACGGAGCAGGCATTTGTATCCGACCGCATGCCAAGCACTGACGTCGCCTTTGAAATTGTTCGCGCGGAGGTCATCGCTATCGGTGCTGATCTATCACTTAGCAGCGGCGTCCTTGTGGGAGACACAGCGCTTGATTGCAGCCCGGCCGCACCGCAGACCTGCGCAGAGTGGATATTAGGTGATGTTGTCAATCTTCCGGACAGCCGACCCGACCCCGATATCAACGACCGCATCAGCTTTGAGATTGACGCCATCGTTCTTGACGACGCGGCGAACTCCGGCGCCACGGGCGAGGACAACAACCTTCAGAACCGAGCGCAGCTGAGAAGCAACACCATCAACGTCGTTGCCAGCGCGAATTTTGACCTCGTGGAGCCGCTCCTTCAGATCACCAAACTCACGGAAAACGGCACGCTGCCCGCCATCGTAGTCGCAGGTGAGAGAAAGCCCTTCACCCTGGAAATCAATCACCTGCCCGCTTCTACTGCAACGGCATTCACGGTCAGGGTCACAGACACACTGAACGCCGACATGCTCTGGGTTGATGACAGCACCGTCTCGTCTAACTGCCCAGGACTCACCATTGTCAGCAGTCCGGCACCCCTGACCAACGGCACGGTGGAGTTCGCTTTCGATTCTCTGAGCGTTGCGGACAGCGCCTGCAACATCAATTACGAAGTGCAGGCCGTGGGCGCAGGCTTCCCTGTGCCTGACCGCTTCCCCAACGTCGCTACTATTGCCTGGGAATCAGCGCCGGGCAGCGCAGAGACGCGCAGCGGCAGTGGTTCCGATGATAACTTCCTTGTCAGCCTGAGCACCGCGGCCGTCAGCAAGGTAGTCTCCGGCACATCGGTTCCCGGTACGGGTAACGATCGCGGCGACCCGCTCCTTGAAGACCTGACTATCGGGGAGCAGCTTCGCTACGAAATCGTCGCCTCTTTCAGCGAGGGACAGCAGTCGAGTGTTGTGCTGACAGATACCCTGCAGGCCGATGATCCCGCCGGCCCCATCCTTGAGTTGGTAAGCGGAAACGTCATCTCCATCGGCGGCAACGTGACAACCTCTTTGCCTGGCACGCCAGTGGTGGTGGGCAATACCATCACCATTGATTACGGCACGGTGGATAACGTGGCGGACATGGTCCTCGACGAGAAAGACACCATCGTTTATGAATTGATTGCCCGCGTCGTAGATGTACCCAACAACGTGGCGGGCATCACGCTCACAAACACCGTAGAGCTGGATTTTGCTGGTGCCTTGCTGCCCGAGATCAGCAGCGCTGTTGTCGACGTGGTGGAACCGGCACTGGGCGCGACAAAGCGTTTTACGGATCTTACCGAGGGCGTTGCCACCATCGAACTTACCGTGACCAATAGCGGTACATCCGACGCCTACGAATTGATAGTCACGGATGAGTTCGACGCGACCTTCTGGGTGCCGGGCACCTTAAGCCAGGTCACCCTGCCGCCGGGGTTCACCCTTAGGGGCGCCTCAGCCGCCGGAACGACCACGGTGACCCTGGAGACCGAGGGCAATCCCGCCAAGCCCGAGGAAGTGCTCGCCCCTGGAGAAACTCTCACGGTGGTCTTCACCATGGAACTCGTTAACGGCGGTATCGTAGGGGTGAGCCAGATCGACAATACCGCAGATGTTGAAGCAACAAGTCTGCCGGGCGTTGATGCAGCAGAGCGGACCTACACCGCCAGCGCCGCAGACAGCCTGCTCTTCCCGGACCTGGTGCTCGAGAAAACCTGGGCTGGCCCCAACAGCCCCGCTGAACCCGGCGATACTCTGACCTATACCCTGACCCTGGAAAATACGGGGCTTGCCGCCGCCACGACGATAGTAATCACCGACACTCCCGATACTATCGGTGCCTTTCAGGCGGGAAGCGTCAGCGCCTCCGGCGCCGGCGTGGTGGAGACAGGTAACACTCCGGGCGACAGCGATATCAGGGTGAGCTATGCGAGCCTCGCGGCGGGTGCGACCGCGACGATCACCTACGAAGTGGAGATTCCCCTACCCTATCCCGACGGACAGACCTCACCGGAAGAACTGACCAACCAGGCAGCTGCGGACAGCAAGGAACAGCAGGGCATCGTCTCCGATGATCCCACGACGGCGACCCCCGATGACGCCACGGTAGTGCCCATAGTTGCGGATCCAATCATGACAGTTGTCAAGAACGATCAGGTGCTGCTTACGGCACCCGGTGCAGTCATTGAGTACCTCATTACCTACGGAAACGTGGGCAATCAAGACGCGACTGGCGTCGTCATCACCGAGACGGTGCCCGCAAATACCGTATATACCGCGGCAAACAGCACCCCAGGCTGGAGCTGCGCCGACGGTAGCGGCCCGGGAACCACCTGCGAATTCACCGTGGGAGCCGTCACTCTTGGGTCGGGTGACGTGACCTTTGCCGTCGTGGTCGACACGCCACTGCCTCCGGCGACCACAGAAATCGTCAACGCGGTATCCATCACCGACGATGGCCTGGAGTTTGATCCGGGAGCACCGGTCATACCCTCCACGGATGCGGACACAGAGACAACACCCATCGGTGGTGCATTCCCACAGCTGCGCATCGAGAAAGATGACGGTGGAATCGGTGTAACACCGGGCCAGCGTTACAGCTATCTCATCGACTACACCAATATCGGAAATCAGGGCGCCACGGGCGTGGTGATTACCGAGACCGTGCCGGATGACGTCGCGTTTAGCGCCGCTGCCAGTTTACCGACTCGTTGGAGCTGTCCGAACGGCAGCCCCCCGGGAACCGTGTGTTCGATCACTGTGCCGCTCTTGCTGGCATCCCAGAGCGACCAGGTCCGATTCGGTCTGGATGTGAACTTCCCTGCTGCCGCCGGTCGGGAACTGATTATCAACACGGTTGAGATTACCGATGACGGCAATAACTCCCTGGCGCCCTCAACCGATAGCGACGCTGACAATACCCCGCTAATCGCCGTGCCGGATATTTACGTCACAAAGCAAACCGACGCAGGCATCGTCCGCGTGGGCGACAACATCATTTACACCGCGGTCTACGGTAATCAGGGCAATCAGAACGCCACCGGCGTTGTGGTTAGAGAAGCGGTTCCCGAAGGCGCCACCTTTAATGCGGCCAACAGCGCACCCACTCCCTGGAGTTGTGCAGATGGGGATCCCGCCGGGACGATCTGTGAGTATCAGGGAGGCGCGGTTAACGTCGGCTTTATGGAGACCCTGTTGTTCTCCATCGATGTTGTAGACACCCCGAGGGACAGGCAGATTCTGAATATCATCGAAGCGAATGACGACCTGACGAACGGCCCTGATCCCGTCCCGGCAAACAATATCGATCGGGTGATCAACATGTTCCCGGCACTGAGTGTAGATACCATGAGTCGCGGCGCGCTGATGGTGATGGCCTTGCTGTTACTGGCCATGGCCCGGCGTCACCAACGACGTCAGGGTTAA